The sequence CCTTGAACAGGTACTTGTAGGGATCGGCGATCTGGTACTGCACGATCCACTCCACGTCGGTGACGTTGAGATCGCCGGTGAGGGTCAGGGATTCCTCCTCCAGGCCGCGCTTGACATAGGTGGAGCGGCCGCCGCCCTGATCGACGGTGCGAAAACCGAAGTCCTCGCGCAGCACCCGCCCGGTCTTGACCAGATAGACCTCGTCGATGCCGAAGGGCAGCTTGACCCGCAGACCTGGATCGGTCATCTGCACGAAACGGCCGAAGCGCAGCACCACCCCGGATTCCTCGGTGCCCACCTTGTAGAAGCTGGTCGCGGCCGCCCACAGGATGAGCAGGCCCAGCATCACGCCGACCAGGGTGTTGCCCGGCAGTTTCTGGCCCTTGAAACGGTTGAGGAGTTTTTTGAGCTCTTCATCAATCTGGGACTCTCGGCGTCCCCACGGATCATTCTGCATCTTGGTCCTTTCCAGCGGAGAGAATTCCGGCGTGCCGGCGCTCCGCCCCGCGGCGCGGCACCGTGGGACTATAGCATGGGGGGGGCAGGATTAAAATCTGTTTCGGTCGCGCCCTGCCGATTCTCTTCGCGCTGGACCTGCGGGCCAAGCTGCGCTACCCTGATCACTGGTCCGTCGCCGCGGCGGCCGCCGCTCTCCGTCGAAAGGAATCTGTTATGCCCGAAGCTTCCGTGAAGTCATCCGGCTCCGTCGTCGTCCGCATGTTCGGCGCGCTGCACAGTCTGCGGCGCAGCCGCGGCCTGCCCGCCACCGTCGAACTGGAGCTGCCGCCCGAGGGTCGCACCGCCCAGCAGATCGCCGAGGAGCTCGAACTGCCCCTGGAGCGCATCGAGGCGGTCTTCATCAATCACCGCACCTACGACCTCGATCACCGCATCCGCCCCGGCGACCGCCTCGCCTTCGTGCCGCCGGGGGTGCCCGGACCGCACCGCTTCTGCCTCGGCATCCATCCGGCCAACCGCAAATCGCGCGGCGGCGAAGGCTCCTGAACCATGGGCAAGCCCTCTTCGCCGACCGCCGCCCGCTGGTGGAACCTGATCGCCATTCTTTGCATCCTCGCCGGCTTCGCCGTGGAGATCTATGCCGTGATGCTCAACAGCTGGGCGGTGTTCCGCACCGGCCTGGCGATCTTTCTGCTGTGCATCCCCTGCGCCATCATCGCCTTTTACTTCAGGCACCGCGGCAACATCGGTCCGCACCCGCCCCAATGAAAAAAGGCGACCTTCGCGGGTCGCCTTTTTTCTAGTGTTTTTCATTTCTACCTAGCGCCACTGGTCCAGATAGCCGCGCGCTTTTTTCGCCTCGTCGGAAAGGGGATAGGCCTCGATGACCTTCTCCATGATGACTCGGGCGTTGCGCCGATCGCCCAGGGCCTCGAAGGCCATGCCCTGCTTGAGCATGGCCGAGGCGGCCTTGGGATGCTCGCCGTGCTTCTGGATCACGTCCTGGAACTGCAGGATGGCGTTCTCGTACTTGCGCTCGCCGTAGAAAGCCTCGCCCACCCAGTACATGGCGTTGATGGACAGCTCGTGGTTGGGGTGGTTCTTGAGGAACTCCTCGAGGGATTGGCGCCCTCCGGCAAAATCGTTCTGCCGCATGATCTGATCGAGGCCGCGCTGGTAGAGCGCTTCGGGCGATCCCTGGCCCGCGGCTACCGGGCGCGCCGCCCCGGGAGCCGCCGCGGCCACGCCGCCGCCTCCCTCCAGGCGTCCAACGCGATCCTCCAGGGCGCTGACCTTGAGACTGAGATCGTCGCGCAGCAGGCGCATCTCGTCGCGCAGCTGCGCCTGGCCGCGGGAGCTGTCCTCGAGGCGGCCGTTGACCGACTGCAGATCGACGCGCAGGGTATCGAGAGACGCCTGGTTTTCCGCCTGCTGGCGGGCCAGGGCGTCAAGGCGTCCGCCCAGTTCCTGGCCCTGCTCCTGGGTGCGGCCGATGGTCTGGCGCTCCAGTTCGGCCAGACGGCGCGGGAGCTCCTGCATGTCCTGTTCCATGCGCAGCTGGCTCTGGCTGGGAATACAGCCGCCGGCCAACAGGCTCAGCAGCAGCAGGGGCAAAAGAATTCGCGATGTGTTACGCATGGGATAACCTCCGGTGCCATGAACAAAGGGCCGCGCATGGCGCGGCCCTTCCAGATGCGACCGGCCTTGGCTTAAAGTACCGGCTTGAATTCGGCGCGACGGTTCTTGGCCCAGGCGTCCTCGTTGCTGGCCGGGTCAAGGGGCAGTTCCTCGCCGTAGGAGATGACCGACAGGCGCTCGGCGGCGATGCCCAGGGTCACCAGGTAATTGCGCACCGCCTGGGCGCGACGCTCGCCCAGGGCCAGGTTGTACTCGTCGGAGCCACGTTCGTCGGTGTGGCCCTCGATGAGTACCTTGACATCGGGATTGGCGCGCAGATAGGCGGCGTTGCGGGTAAGCGTCTCCTGGGCACGCTGGCTCAGGGTGTAGGAATCATACTCGAAGTGAACGCGCTCCAGGGCGGCGGCGATGTCGGCCGCGCCGGGACGGCCATAGGCATCGCGCTCGCCCACCGCGCTCTCGCGCAGGGAGCCGTCGCCGTAACCGGAAACATCACCGGCGGCTCGACCATCGCCCAAGCCCGCCTGGGAGGCATCGGTTCCCACCGGCTTCTTGGCGCAGCCCGCGAACACCAACGAGAGGGCGGCCAGCACCAGGGCCATACGCACAATTTGGTTGATTCTGCTCATGTTGACCAACTCCTTGAAAAAAATTTTTCACCTTGGATGCCGGCCCGGTCAGCAAAAGACCGACGGCGAAAAAACCCGGCCATTATACCGATTGTGCGAGAAAAAACAACCATTACCGCCAAGGCCCCGACCAGGCCGGATGGGAGGCCTCGCCGCCCGGCGGGGAAATGCGCCGCGCCCCGGTGCCGTCGGCGCGCATGACGAAGATGGCCTTGCGCCCGTCCTGGGTCGAGGAATAGACGATGAAGCGCCCGTCGTGGCTCCAGCGCGGATGTTCCTTGCTGCCCGCGCCGAAGGTCAGGCGCCGCTCGTCGCTGCCGTCGGCGCGGATGGTGTAGATGTCGAAGCGCCCGCCCTCCAGGCGGGTGAAGACGATGCGCTCGTCCTTGGGATGCCAGTCGGGGGTGGCGTTGTAGGTGCCCGAGGGGGTGAGTCGGCGCAGATTGCCACCTTGCAAATCCATGATGAACACGTGGGGGCCGCCCTGGCGGTCGGAAATAAAGGCCAGACGATCCGCGGAAGGACTCCAGGTGGCATCCACGTCGATGTTCCAGTCCTGGGTCAGGCGCCGGTTGAGGGAGCCGTCGGTGCCCATGAGGTAGAGATCGGGATTGCCCTGGTAGCTCAGGGTCAGGGCGATTTCCCGCCCGTCGGGGCGATAGCGGGCGCTGATGTTGAGCCCCTCGCGCGCCGAGAGGCGCGCCTCGCGCCCGGAATAGATCTCCTTGCGGTAGAGGTCGGGATTGGTCTGCTTGTAGGAGGTGAAGATCACCTCCTTGCTCACCGGCGAGAAGTCGGGATTGAGCACGATGGAGCGATGGTCGGTGAGACGGGTGGGGTTGTGCCCGTCCACATCCATGATGTAGAGCTCCTTGTGCCCGGTGGCGTTGGAAATAAAGGCGATCTTGGAATTGAAGGGCCCCTCGATGCCGGTCAGACTCTTGAGGATCTGGTCGGCGAATGTGTGGGCCATCTGCCGCGCGTCGGCGACGCGCCCCACGTAGCGCCGCCCGTCGAGCAGGCGGCGGCGCACCACGTCGAAGAGGCGCGCCTCGAGCACCAGGTTGTCGCCCTGCACCGAGTAGGTGCCCTTGATCAGCACCTCGGCGCCGAGCAGGCGCCATTCGGCGAAATCCACCTCGCTGCTGAGCAGTCCGATGCGCCGCGCGTCGCCGAGAAAGGCGGCCGGGTCGATGAAGGAAAACAGCCCCGAGAGATCGAGATCGGCCTGCAGGACCTGATCGATTTGCGCCGCCACCTCGGGCCGCGGAGTGACTTCGCGCGGCAGAAACTGGGTCAGCGCCAGGGGAATGGTCTGCTGGCCCGGGGCGCGGATTTCGATCTGCGCGGCGGCCGGCGCGGCCAGGGTCAGCAACAGCAACAAAGCGGTGAACGCACGCACCATGCGATTACTCCATCAAATCCTTGAGGTTGAAAACATAGCGCTCTTCCCAACGGCGACCGGGCTCGAAGGGCAGCTTCTTCTCGCGCAGAACGGCGGCGCGCACCGAATCGTCGAAGACCCGGTCGCCCGATTCGCGCACGAAGCGATAGTCGATGAGGTTGCCGCGCGCATCATAGATGATGACGAGCTCGGCTTCGAGGTCGAGGCGGCTGACCTGATACTTGGAGAGTTTCCACTGCTGTCGGAAAAATTCGTTCATCCAGGCCGCATAGGAGGCGCCCGCCTCGGTGCCGCGCCCGTCGGGCATGCCCAGGGGCGCGTCGGGAATGGGCGAGCCGCCCCGGGTGTCCTTGGCGGAGAGGGCCGCCAGGCTTTTGTCGAGGGCCGCCCGCTCCTCCTGGCGCCGCGCCTGCTCGCGCAGCTCGGCCATGCGCTTGTCCAACTCGGCCTGGCGCGTGTCGGGCTTGGGTTCCGGTTTGGGCGCGGGCTTGGGCTCGGGTTTCGGCGCCGGCTTGGCTTCGGGCTTGGGTTCCGGCTTGGGGGCCGGCTTCGGCTCGGGCTTGGGCTCCGGTTTGGGCTCGGGCTTGGGTTCCGGCGGCTTGGGCCGCGCCACCTCGACCGGCTTGGCCTCGGGCTTGGGCGGCGCGGGCGCGGCGGGCCGGGCGGCGGCCTGCGCCGCCTCGGGCTTGGCCGCCGGTGCCTCGGGGCGGCCCGCCTGGGGATTGGCCACGGGCATCTGGGACAGATCCACGTAGTAGACCGGGCGCGGCTCGCGCTTGGGCGCCGTGTGGAAAACCCCGCCGAGCAGCACCACCACGGCGGTGTGCAGCAGCAGCGACAACGCCACCATGGGGCTGAAGCCGCGCGCTGGGGAGGAATGGCGCGAACGGGAGAGGTCAGGACTCATGACGAATGCAGCTCAGCGCCTGCGCGGGGCAGGCTCCTCGGGCGGCTGGGCGAGCATGCCGAGCTTGGTGATGCCGGCACCGCGAATGGCGGCCATGACCTGCACCACCCGCCCATAGGGCACGTCGCGATCGGCTTCGAGAAACACCTCCTGGCTCTCGCGCCCGGCCATGGCCTGGCGCAGCACCGGCATGAGCTGGTCGGGATTCTCGACCTTGACCGTGCCGATGGCGATCTCGCCGGCGCGGGTGAGGCTCACCACCAGGGGCTCCTTGGCCTGGTCGAAGGTCGGGACCTCGGCCACCTCGGGCAGATTGACCTCGACCCCGCTCTGCATCATGGGCACCGTGACCATGAACATGATCAGCAGCACCAGCATGACGTCGACGAAGGGCGTGACGTTGATCTGGGAGAGCATGCGCCGCCCTCCCCCATCGCGACTACCGACTTCCATGCCCAAGGCGGTCAGCGCCTCCCCATCCGCTCGACGATGTTGAGCAGCTCCTGGGAGAAGATATCCATTTCGTTGCTCAGGTTGGTGATCTTGGCGATGTAGTGGTTATAGCCCACCACCGCCGGAATGGCCGCGGCCAGACCGATGGCGGTGGCCAGCAGGGCCTCGGAGATGCCCGGCGCCACCACCGCCAGGGAGGCGCTGCCCGTTTCGCCGATGCCGTGGAAGGAATCCATGATGCCCCACACGGTGCCGAACAGACCGATGAAGGGCGCGATGGAGCCGGTGGTGGCGAGAAAGGGCAGAAACTTCTCGAGGCGCTGGATTTCCGAGGTGGTGGCGCGGCGCAGGGCGCGCGCGACGTTGTCGCCGCCGCCGAAGTCCACGGAGGGCGCCGCCTCCTCGCCCTCGCGGCGGCGCTGGCCTTTCATCATTTCCTGGTAGGCCTCGCGAAACAGCACGCTGAGCGGCGCATGGGGAAAATCGCGCAGCCCCTGGCTGATCAGGTCAAAGCGCTTCTTGGCCCAGAAAAAATCAAGGAACTTCTCCGAATCGCGCAGGGCGCGGTACACCACGCGGCCCTTGTAGAAAATGATGGCCCAGGACACCACGGAAAAATACACCAGCACCAGCACTACGAGCTTGACCACCGGACCGGCGGCGAGAATCATGTCCACGAAAGTAAGTCTCCCCAAAAATCAGCGGTTTGTCGATAACGACCCCCGATTATCAGCGATCCTCATGCGCAAGTCAACAAGGACCGGATGGCGCTTGTCGGGGCGCGCGCCGAGGGCTATTCTTGTAAAAAATCGCTGCGGAGCCCGACGCCATGCCGAGTCTTGCCGAAATCCGTGAGGCCGCCGATCATCTGCGCGGCCGGGTGCGGCGCACCGAACTGATCCACTCGCCCTATTTCTCCGAGCGCCTCGGCGCGCCCCTGTACTTCAAGTGCGAAAATCTGCAGCGCACCGGCTCCTTCAAGATCCGCGGCGCCACCTGGTTTCTCGCCCGCCAGGAACCCGAGCGCCTGGCGCGGGGCGTGATCACCGCCTCGGCGGGCAACCACGCCCAGGGGGTGGCCCTGGCCGCGAGCCGCGCCGGCATCGCCGCCACGGTGGTCATGCCCGAAACCACGCCCCTCGCCAAGATCCTCGCCGCCCGTGACTACGGCGCGCGGGTCATCCTGCGCGGACTCGGCTACGACGAGGCGGCCATTGAGGCGCATCGCCTGGAGCAGGAACAGGGCCTGCTCTACGTGCCGGCCTTCGATGATCCACTGATCATGGCCGGCCAGGGCACCATCGGCCTGGAAATTCTCGAGGATCTGCCCGAGGTCGAAACGGTGGTGGTGCCGGTGGGCGGCGGCGGTCTGATTTCCGGCATCGCATCGGCCCTCAAGGCGCAGCGGCCGAGGGTGCGCCTCATCGGTGTCGAGGCGGCGGGCGCGGCCGCGGCCCTGCGTTCGCGACAAGCCGGGCACCGGGTGGTGCTGCCCGAGGCGCACAGCCTCGCCGACGGCATCGCTCTCAAGGCCGTGGGTGAGCTGACCTGGCCCCTCATCGAGGAATGGGTGGACGAGCTGGTCGTGGTCGAGGAAGAACCCATCGCCCAGGCCATCGTCACCCTGCTGGAAAAAGCCAAGCTGGTCACCGAAGGGGCAGGCGCGGTGGGCCTCGCCGCCCTGTTCGGTCCGGACGCGCCGCTGCATCGCGGCGCCACGGTGTGCGTGCTTTCGGGGGGAAATATCGACGTGCAGACCCTGGAGCGGGTGGTGGAGCGCGGGCTGCTGGAGGAGGGACGCTATCTCAAGCTGCGCCTGGAGCTACCCGACGTGCCCGGGGCCCTGGCGCGGCTGACCCAGGTGATCGGCGCGGCGGGCGCCAACATCTTCGCCGTGCGCCACGACCGGCGCCGCTCGCGGCTGCCCCTGGGCAAGGCCGAGGTGCAACTCGAACTGGAAACGCGCGGCCTCGAGCACATCGCCGCGCTGCGCGACCAGCTAAGGACCGAAGGCTACGAATTCGACATCCTCAGATAGGGAGCCGCCGTCACCCGCTCCTGCGCCTGCAGGAGAATGCCGGTCACTTCGCCCTCCACGCGCAGGGGAGAAAGACGCAGTTCCAGCTGTCGCAAGCCGCCGCGCCCCTTCAGAGCGCACAACACGGGCTGGGCCGTCTCGCCCTCGCGCAGCCGGCCCAGGGCCTGCCGCAGTTCCTCGCGCCCCTCGGCGAACAGATCGAGATCAAGCAGATTGCGCCCCAGCAACTCCTTGCGCTCTCGCCCCACCAACTCCAGCAGGGGCTTGCTGCAAAACAGCAGCAGGCCGTTGGAATTCAGGCGCGCGAGGCCCTGTTCGGCGCCTTCGACGAGCAGCTGATATTCGCGCCGCACGGCCCCGAGCAGGGCGTTTTCCTGGGCAAGGACGCGACACTGCTCGCGCAGCTCCTCAAGCTCCGTCGCGGCGGGCCCGGGACCGGCGGCGGCAGGCATGCCGCCATGTCGCCGACGTAGAGAAACAACGGCGCCCAACGCCAGGGCCAACAGCAACAGATGCATGAGGATCTGACCGCGCGCCAACTGCTTGACGGGGGCGACCACCTCGGCCTCCGGCGCCGCCAGCACCAAGGCCAGCCGCCCCTCGCCGGCGGCCAGGGGCAGATAGGTGAACAGCCAGATCGCTTCGTCCACGGACAAGCGCAGATGGCCATGCCCCCCGCGCGCCAGGCGCGCCGCCAGGGCGGGCGCGGCGTGCAGCGGCGGCGCGGCGTCTTGTTCCGCGGGGACAAGCGTTTCGCCAAGACGATCAAAGAGCGCCACACGACTCTCGCCCGCCCCGCCCCCGGCAAGGCGCAGCCCCGCGAGCGCCTGCTCCAGGGAGGAATGTTCCGCGGACTGCCGCTCAAGGAACAAAGCACTCTGCCGCGCCAGCCACAGCTGGCGCTCAAGAAAGGCGTCGCTCGCCCGCTGCGCGGCGCTATCGACCTGCCAGAAAAAAATCCCGGCATAAGCCACAAGGCATAGGACGACGGTGCTGAGGGAAAGTTTTCGCTTCAAGGCCCTGACCTTTATCAAAGAAAAATGATTAGCCGAAAGCAATATTAACTGAAATTTATTTTTTTCACAAGGGGGGGGAGGGAATCCCCGGTTCACATCGAAGGCGGGGCGGCTTGCAGGAAGTGACAGAAACCGCTTCTCTGCTAGAATGGAACGACAAAAAACTTATTTTCCCAAGGAGCGACCGCATGCCGCCACGCCTGACTTTCTACCTGATCCTGCTGTTGAGCCTGGTCTTTGCGGGCTGCGCCAAAGGGCCCAGCATTCAGGTCCGCCACGACCAAAACATCGATTTCGAGCAGTTCCACAGCTTCCAGTGGCTCGAAGGCACCCCCCAGGCGCGCCTCGATGCCGTCGCCGACGACGATATCGACCGGCTGATCCGCAACGCCATCGTCTTTCATCTGGAAAATCGCGGCCTGCGGCGGGTCGCGGAAAACGGCGACCTGCTGGTCACGTTCCGCTCCACCCTGCGCCAGGCGGTGGAAAGCGCGCCCGTCGACCCGGGGCGCGAATCCTCCTGGGGCTTTTCCCCCTGGGCCGTGGTGTCGCGTCCCCCCGAGGCCAGCCTCAGCATCGACCTGCTCGACCCGCAAACCAAGGCGCCCCTATGGCAGGGCAGCGCCCGCACCAAGGTGCGCAGCCGCGAGGAGGCGCGCAGCAAGATTCACGAGGCGGTGCGCGAAATGCTCGCGGGCTATCCGCCGCGTCCCCGCTGAAATCCCAGCCTTACACCTTGCCCACGGGCGCCAGGTAGAGGGTGAACTCCTCCTCGCCGTCCACGCCGAGCAGCTCATCCATGAGCTCCTGGCGGTAGGCGGCGATGGCGCAGGTGCCGGCGCCGATCACTTCGCAGGCCAGGTAGAGATTCTGGCAGACATGCCCGGCATCCAGGGCGATGACCTTGTAGGAGGCTTCGGCGTAGCGCCACTCGGTGCGAGCGGGCAGGGCCGTCCAGACAAAGGTCGCGGCCGCCGCGCCGGCGAAGCGCTGGCCGTGGGTGGCAACGCCGAGGGAGGCGGCCAGATCGGCGGGGGCGCGCTCCAGAACCAGGGCGTGATCGAGGGGCAGATAGCGGTAGATGCCGGGAGCAAGCTCCGCGACGTTGAGG is a genomic window of Geoalkalibacter sp. containing:
- a CDS encoding MoaD/ThiS family protein is translated as MPEASVKSSGSVVVRMFGALHSLRRSRGLPATVELELPPEGRTAQQIAEELELPLERIEAVFINHRTYDLDHRIRPGDRLAFVPPGVPGPHRFCLGIHPANRKSRGGEGS
- the ybgF gene encoding tol-pal system protein YbgF, with translation MRNTSRILLPLLLLSLLAGGCIPSQSQLRMEQDMQELPRRLAELERQTIGRTQEQGQELGGRLDALARQQAENQASLDTLRVDLQSVNGRLEDSSRGQAQLRDEMRLLRDDLSLKVSALEDRVGRLEGGGGVAAAAPGAARPVAAGQGSPEALYQRGLDQIMRQNDFAGGRQSLEEFLKNHPNHELSINAMYWVGEAFYGERKYENAILQFQDVIQKHGEHPKAASAMLKQGMAFEALGDRRNARVIMEKVIEAYPLSDEAKKARGYLDQWR
- the pal gene encoding peptidoglycan-associated lipoprotein Pal, giving the protein MSRINQIVRMALVLAALSLVFAGCAKKPVGTDASQAGLGDGRAAGDVSGYGDGSLRESAVGERDAYGRPGAADIAAALERVHFEYDSYTLSQRAQETLTRNAAYLRANPDVKVLIEGHTDERGSDEYNLALGERRAQAVRNYLVTLGIAAERLSVISYGEELPLDPASNEDAWAKNRRAEFKPVL
- the tolB gene encoding Tol-Pal system beta propeller repeat protein TolB: MVRAFTALLLLLTLAAPAAAQIEIRAPGQQTIPLALTQFLPREVTPRPEVAAQIDQVLQADLDLSGLFSFIDPAAFLGDARRIGLLSSEVDFAEWRLLGAEVLIKGTYSVQGDNLVLEARLFDVVRRRLLDGRRYVGRVADARQMAHTFADQILKSLTGIEGPFNSKIAFISNATGHKELYIMDVDGHNPTRLTDHRSIVLNPDFSPVSKEVIFTSYKQTNPDLYRKEIYSGREARLSAREGLNISARYRPDGREIALTLSYQGNPDLYLMGTDGSLNRRLTQDWNIDVDATWSPSADRLAFISDRQGGPHVFIMDLQGGNLRRLTPSGTYNATPDWHPKDERIVFTRLEGGRFDIYTIRADGSDERRLTFGAGSKEHPRWSHDGRFIVYSSTQDGRKAIFVMRADGTGARRISPPGGEASHPAWSGPWR
- a CDS encoding TonB C-terminal domain-containing protein, with the protein product MSPDLSRSRHSSPARGFSPMVALSLLLHTAVVVLLGGVFHTAPKREPRPVYYVDLSQMPVANPQAGRPEAPAAKPEAAQAAARPAAPAPPKPEAKPVEVARPKPPEPKPEPKPEPKPEPKPAPKPEPKPEAKPAPKPEPKPAPKPEPKPDTRQAELDKRMAELREQARRQEERAALDKSLAALSAKDTRGGSPIPDAPLGMPDGRGTEAGASYAAWMNEFFRQQWKLSKYQVSRLDLEAELVIIYDARGNLIDYRFVRESGDRVFDDSVRAAVLREKKLPFEPGRRWEERYVFNLKDLME
- a CDS encoding ExbD/TolR family protein, encoding MEVGSRDGGGRRMLSQINVTPFVDVMLVLLIMFMVTVPMMQSGVEVNLPEVAEVPTFDQAKEPLVVSLTRAGEIAIGTVKVENPDQLMPVLRQAMAGRESQEVFLEADRDVPYGRVVQVMAAIRGAGITKLGMLAQPPEEPAPRRR
- the tolQ gene encoding protein TolQ, which gives rise to MDMILAAGPVVKLVVLVLVYFSVVSWAIIFYKGRVVYRALRDSEKFLDFFWAKKRFDLISQGLRDFPHAPLSVLFREAYQEMMKGQRRREGEEAAPSVDFGGGDNVARALRRATTSEIQRLEKFLPFLATTGSIAPFIGLFGTVWGIMDSFHGIGETGSASLAVVAPGISEALLATAIGLAAAIPAVVGYNHYIAKITNLSNEMDIFSQELLNIVERMGRR
- the ilvA gene encoding threonine ammonia-lyase gives rise to the protein MPSLAEIREAADHLRGRVRRTELIHSPYFSERLGAPLYFKCENLQRTGSFKIRGATWFLARQEPERLARGVITASAGNHAQGVALAASRAGIAATVVMPETTPLAKILAARDYGARVILRGLGYDEAAIEAHRLEQEQGLLYVPAFDDPLIMAGQGTIGLEILEDLPEVETVVVPVGGGGLISGIASALKAQRPRVRLIGVEAAGAAAALRSRQAGHRVVLPEAHSLADGIALKAVGELTWPLIEEWVDELVVVEEEPIAQAIVTLLEKAKLVTEGAGAVGLAALFGPDAPLHRGATVCVLSGGNIDVQTLERVVERGLLEEGRYLKLRLELPDVPGALARLTQVIGAAGANIFAVRHDRRRSRLPLGKAEVQLELETRGLEHIAALRDQLRTEGYEFDILR
- a CDS encoding PAS domain-containing protein, coding for MKRKLSLSTVVLCLVAYAGIFFWQVDSAAQRASDAFLERQLWLARQSALFLERQSAEHSSLEQALAGLRLAGGGAGESRVALFDRLGETLVPAEQDAAPPLHAAPALAARLARGGHGHLRLSVDEAIWLFTYLPLAAGEGRLALVLAAPEAEVVAPVKQLARGQILMHLLLLALALGAVVSLRRRHGGMPAAAGPGPAATELEELREQCRVLAQENALLGAVRREYQLLVEGAEQGLARLNSNGLLLFCSKPLLELVGRERKELLGRNLLDLDLFAEGREELRQALGRLREGETAQPVLCALKGRGGLRQLELRLSPLRVEGEVTGILLQAQERVTAAPYLRMSNS
- a CDS encoding DUF4136 domain-containing protein; the encoded protein is MPPRLTFYLILLLSLVFAGCAKGPSIQVRHDQNIDFEQFHSFQWLEGTPQARLDAVADDDIDRLIRNAIVFHLENRGLRRVAENGDLLVTFRSTLRQAVESAPVDPGRESSWGFSPWAVVSRPPEASLSIDLLDPQTKAPLWQGSARTKVRSREEARSKIHEAVREMLAGYPPRPR
- a CDS encoding SagB/ThcOx family dehydrogenase, yielding MGKPTITKDAGRWFLTDYIRPEVDWRHTPQALGEAPPPVQKPVAAGAELIALPPREAWNLSPCDLATAMARRESRRRFRRDPLNLDELAFLLWATQGVRERLHEAAVLRTVPSAGCRHPLETYLCILNVAELAPGIYRYLPLDHALVLERAPADLAASLGVATHGQRFAGAAAATFVWTALPARTEWRYAEASYKVIALDAGHVCQNLYLACEVIGAGTCAIAAYRQELMDELLGVDGEEEFTLYLAPVGKV